In Brevibacillus brevis, a genomic segment contains:
- a CDS encoding sugar phosphate isomerase/epimerase family protein, which yields MKLAFSTNAFTRTSLKQAIIEIGNAGYSGVEILADVPHAFPPNPRAEWVQECKHLLQWNKLSISNINANTAGGFFSDPTGEPTFEPSLCNSNRETRKKRIHYTKQCMELAAELGAGNISITSGSCLPGNPPRQALHYLQESLKEILEHAEKSGINVGVEYEPGLLIENAEELLHLIEVMGSDRLGVNLDLGHSVVIGEETGEIIQRFGKRIWNIHLEDIDQRKHYHLIPGEGTIDFLKIANELRDIEYQGFVTIELYTYANDPVHAAKQSLSYLQPFFQ from the coding sequence GTGAAATTAGCCTTTAGTACAAATGCCTTTACGAGAACCTCGTTGAAACAGGCGATCATTGAAATCGGGAATGCAGGCTATTCGGGCGTCGAGATACTGGCCGATGTCCCCCATGCATTTCCGCCCAATCCTCGTGCCGAATGGGTACAAGAGTGCAAGCATCTCCTCCAATGGAACAAACTGTCGATCTCCAATATCAACGCCAATACGGCTGGCGGATTTTTTTCCGATCCTACCGGTGAGCCTACCTTTGAACCCTCCCTCTGTAATTCCAATCGCGAAACCAGGAAAAAACGAATCCATTACACCAAGCAATGCATGGAGCTGGCTGCAGAGCTGGGTGCAGGCAATATCAGCATCACAAGCGGTTCGTGCCTGCCGGGGAATCCGCCGCGACAGGCACTGCACTATTTGCAGGAATCTTTAAAAGAAATCTTGGAGCATGCCGAAAAATCGGGAATCAATGTCGGGGTAGAGTATGAACCTGGATTGTTGATTGAAAATGCGGAAGAACTGCTTCACCTGATCGAAGTGATGGGCTCTGATCGATTAGGCGTGAATCTGGATCTCGGGCACTCCGTAGTCATCGGGGAGGAGACGGGAGAAATCATCCAGCGGTTTGGCAAACGCATATGGAACATCCATCTGGAAGACATTGACCAGCGAAAACACTATCACCTGATTCCGGGCGAGGGGACCATCGATTTCCTCAAGATCGCAAATGAACTTCGAGACATTGAGTACCAGGGTTTCGTGACCATTGAACTTTATACATACGCAAACGATCCAGTGCATGCCGCCAAGCAGTCCCTATCATATTTACAACCGTTTTTCCAATAG